From Catharus ustulatus isolate bCatUst1 chromosome 6, bCatUst1.pri.v2, whole genome shotgun sequence, a single genomic window includes:
- the DEGS2 gene encoding sphingolipid delta(4)-desaturase/C4-monooxygenase DES2, producing MGNRVTRDDFEWVYTEQPHTQRRKEILAKYPEIKSLMGPDPHLKWIVSGMVFMQLLACYLVKDLSWKWIFFWAYAFGGCINHSLTLAIHDISHNVAFGNKQAKWNRWFAVFANLPIGIPYSASFKKYHIDHHRYLGGDGLDVDIPTDFEGWFFCTPLRKLLWLFLQPLFYSLRPLYVNPKAITRMEILNALVQFSIDLIIYYLWGLKPVIYLIAGTILCLGFHPISGHFIAEHYMFLKGYETYSYYGPLNWLTFNVGYHMEHHDFPSIPGCRLPMVRKIAAEYYDNLPHHQSWIRVLWDFVFDDTLGPYSRVKRLCKLAKES from the exons CAAAGTATCCAGAGATCAAGAGCCTAATGGGACCAGATCCACATTTAAAGTGGATTGTATCTGGAATGGTTTTCATGCAGCTGCTGGCATGCTACCTGGTGAAAGACTTATcttggaaatggattttcttctgGGCTTATGCTTTTGGGGGCTGCATCAACCATTCCCTGACCCTCGCCATCCATGATATTTCACACAACGTGGCCTTTGGGAACAAGCAGGCCAAGTGGAACCGATGGTTTGCAGTCTTTGCCAACTTGCCCATTGGCATCCCCTACTCTGCCTCCTTCAAGAAATACCACATTGACCATCACCGGTATCTGGGAGGGGACGGCTTGGATGTGGACATTCCCACAGACTTTGAGGGCTGGTTTTTCTGCACGCCGCTCCGGAAACTGCTTTGGCTGTTCCTCCAACCTCTGTTCTACAGCCTGAGACCACTGTATGTGAACCCCAAAGCAATTACTCGGATGGAAATTCTTAATGCCCTCGTCCAGTTTTCTATAGACCTCATCATTTACTACCTGTGGGGGCTCAAACCTGTTATTTACTTAATAGCAGGTACAATTCTTTGCTTGGGTTTTCATCCCATTTCTGGGCACTTCATAGCAGAACACTACATGTTCCTGAAAGGGTATGAGACATACTCTTATTATGGACCTCTGAACTGGCTCACCTTCAATGTAGGCTACCACATGGAGCATCATGACTTCCCCAGCATTCCTGGATGCAGATTGCCCATG GTGAGGAAGATTGCAGCAGAGTATTATGATAACCTCCCACATCACCAGTCCTGGATTCGAGTTCTGTGGGACTTTGTTTTTGATGACACCCTTGGTCCTTATTCAAGGGTTAAGAGACTGTGCAAGCTGGCAAAGGAAAGCTAA